In uncultured Fretibacterium sp., the following proteins share a genomic window:
- the thiE gene encoding thiamine phosphate synthase, which translates to MTTLHGRIDLRRAMRLYVIPDRTVGAPLRLEEQARQALAGGATALQLRDKESDGGELFAEARQMLCLCRELGVPLFVNDRLDIALACGANGVHLGQGDLPVAEARRLAPRPFIIGASARTPEDADRAVRDGADYLGVGAVFPTGSKEDAQVIGLDGIRAITRAAAVPVVAIGGVSLDNLGEVMACGADGVAVISAAVRGDIPANMKRLRESLE; encoded by the coding sequence ATGACGACCCTACACGGCAGGATCGACCTACGGCGCGCGATGCGCCTTTACGTGATACCGGACCGGACCGTCGGGGCGCCGCTCCGTCTGGAGGAACAGGCCCGTCAGGCCCTGGCCGGGGGCGCCACGGCCCTGCAGCTGAGGGACAAGGAGTCGGACGGCGGAGAACTGTTCGCCGAGGCCCGGCAGATGCTGTGCCTCTGCCGGGAGCTGGGCGTGCCCCTCTTCGTGAACGACCGGCTGGATATCGCTCTGGCCTGCGGGGCCAACGGCGTGCATCTGGGGCAGGGCGACCTTCCCGTGGCCGAGGCCCGGAGGCTGGCCCCGCGGCCCTTCATCATCGGGGCCTCGGCCCGCACCCCGGAGGACGCGGACCGCGCCGTCCGCGACGGGGCGGACTATCTGGGCGTCGGCGCGGTATTCCCCACGGGCTCGAAGGAGGACGCGCAGGTCATCGGCCTGGACGGCATCCGCGCCATAACCCGTGCGGCCGCCGTCCCCGTCGTCGCGATCGGGGGCGTATCCCTGGATAACCTCGGGGAGGTCATGGCCTGCGGAGCGGACGGCGTGGCGGTGATCTCCGCGGCCGTCCGTGGCGACATCCCCGCCAACATGAAACGCCTGCGGGAGAGTCTGGAGTAG
- the thiM gene encoding hydroxyethylthiazole kinase produces MGAIKKLRDITENDVKEAWSALRERKPLIFHITNDVAAPLQANVCLAVGASPLMSKHPAETEELAALSNGFLANLGTPTPDSIEAVNLGLTAASRLGRMTLLDPVGYGASRLRVELFDGILERHELSILKGNAGEISLMAGTGGATRGVDVAESGDLCSGVTRLARRHRCTACATGSEDILGDGESVALIRGGSALLPCISGSGCAAGTVVLATAAACGEPALGSLCGLLAMGLASERAEREARGSGTFAAALVDALHRLAPEDFSGSSARWDLEAAI; encoded by the coding sequence ATGGGTGCGATAAAAAAATTGAGGGATATCACGGAGAACGACGTGAAGGAGGCATGGAGCGCGCTTCGGGAGAGGAAGCCGCTGATCTTCCACATTACCAACGACGTGGCGGCGCCGCTTCAGGCCAACGTCTGTCTGGCCGTCGGCGCATCCCCCCTCATGTCGAAGCATCCCGCGGAGACGGAGGAGCTGGCCGCCCTCTCGAACGGTTTTCTGGCAAACCTGGGAACTCCCACGCCGGACTCCATCGAGGCCGTGAACCTGGGCCTCACCGCGGCGTCGAGGTTGGGGCGCATGACGCTTCTGGACCCCGTCGGCTACGGGGCGTCCCGCCTGAGGGTCGAGTTGTTCGACGGCATCCTGGAACGACACGAGCTCTCCATCCTCAAGGGAAACGCGGGGGAGATATCCCTGATGGCGGGGACGGGAGGGGCGACCCGGGGCGTGGACGTCGCCGAGTCCGGCGACCTGTGCAGCGGCGTGACGCGGCTGGCCCGCAGACACCGCTGCACAGCCTGCGCCACGGGATCGGAGGACATCCTCGGCGACGGCGAATCCGTGGCGTTGATCCGGGGCGGCAGCGCCCTGCTGCCCTGCATCTCGGGGAGCGGGTGCGCGGCCGGGACGGTTGTCCTGGCCACGGCGGCCGCCTGCGGAGAGCCGGCATTGGGAAGCCTCTGCGGACTGCTCGCCATGGGGCTCGCCTCGGAGCGGGCAGAACGGGAGGCCCGTGGAAGCGGCACTTTCGCGGCAGCATTGGTTGACGCGCTTCATCGGCTTGCTCCCGAGGACTTTTCCGGTTCCTCGGCCCGCTGGGATCTGGAGGCGGCGATATGA
- the pssA gene encoding CDP-diacylglycerol--serine O-phosphatidyltransferase, with protein MNFLKGRRRWRRRKPLEFRQIAPNMVTSGNLLCGLFSLMLAVEGRFVPAAWLIFFATIFDGLDGKVARSLGGGTQFGLEFDSLADLVSFGIAPGMLFYLVSFRGVLGILGAAVSCFFVLCVALRLARFNVVHVPGPFQGLPSPAGGLFAASFVLADAVLHPAAMAAVLAFTGFLMVSSIPYANLKKLTRRSADKKHCLALFLLVSLCFYLLGGAAPLFLFALYILSGLLRFDWGQWLLLREARNGQEAVSKSR; from the coding sequence GTGAATTTCCTGAAGGGTCGCAGAAGATGGCGCAGGCGGAAGCCGCTCGAGTTCCGCCAGATAGCGCCCAACATGGTGACGAGCGGCAACCTGTTGTGTGGCTTATTTTCCTTGATGCTGGCCGTGGAGGGGCGCTTTGTGCCCGCGGCGTGGCTGATTTTCTTCGCGACGATCTTCGACGGGCTCGACGGTAAGGTCGCGCGGAGCCTGGGCGGGGGCACGCAGTTCGGCCTGGAGTTCGACAGCCTGGCCGACCTCGTCAGCTTTGGCATCGCGCCGGGCATGTTGTTTTACCTGGTGAGCTTCAGAGGGGTCCTCGGCATCCTGGGGGCGGCCGTGTCGTGTTTCTTCGTGCTCTGCGTCGCGCTGCGCCTGGCGCGCTTCAACGTAGTCCATGTCCCCGGTCCCTTCCAGGGGCTCCCCAGCCCGGCGGGAGGGCTTTTCGCGGCCTCCTTCGTCCTGGCAGACGCGGTGCTTCACCCTGCGGCGATGGCGGCGGTGCTCGCCTTTACGGGTTTCCTCATGGTGTCGAGCATCCCCTACGCGAACCTCAAAAAGCTCACCCGCAGGAGCGCGGACAAAAAACATTGTCTGGCGCTGTTCCTGCTGGTCTCCCTGTGTTTTTACCTTCTTGGGGGCGCGGCCCCGCTTTTCCTGTTCGCTCTCTACATCCTCAGCGGGTTGCTCCGCTTCGATTGGGGACAGTGGTTGCTGTTGCGGGAGGCCAGAAACGGCCAGGAGGCCGTATCCAAGTCCCGATAA
- a CDS encoding phosphatidylserine decarboxylase family protein, which produces MKLARDGIPTVTFLALATAAFALVSPVPAAVMAVLAALVVWFYRDPDRTAPEGDGLFVSPADGRVVEISEAEHPFTGPSVKVGIFMNVFNVHVNRAPCMGRVDYLEYVPGRKIAAFAPKASEVNERNIVGLSTPYGPILMVQIAGLLARRIVCRLRRGEVLEVGQRYGMIRLGSRVDIYLPKDVRLLTKHGDKVYAGISSLGVMDS; this is translated from the coding sequence TTGAAGCTCGCAAGGGACGGAATACCGACGGTAACTTTTCTCGCTCTGGCCACGGCGGCCTTCGCCCTCGTATCTCCCGTTCCGGCGGCGGTCATGGCCGTGCTGGCGGCCCTCGTCGTCTGGTTTTACAGGGATCCCGACCGCACGGCGCCCGAGGGGGACGGGCTCTTCGTCTCCCCCGCCGACGGCCGCGTGGTGGAGATATCGGAGGCGGAGCATCCCTTCACAGGGCCGTCGGTCAAGGTGGGGATATTCATGAACGTCTTCAACGTTCACGTCAACCGCGCCCCCTGCATGGGGCGGGTGGACTACCTGGAATACGTGCCCGGAAGGAAGATCGCCGCCTTCGCCCCCAAGGCGTCGGAGGTCAACGAGCGCAACATCGTGGGGCTCTCGACCCCGTACGGTCCCATCCTGATGGTGCAGATCGCCGGGCTCCTCGCCAGGCGCATCGTCTGCCGGCTGAGGCGGGGCGAGGTCCTGGAGGTCGGGCAGCGCTACGGGATGATCCGCTTGGGCTCGAGGGTTGACATTTATTTGCCGAAGGATGTAAGATTGTTGACAAAACATGGAGATAAGGTGTACGCGGGAATCTCCTCCCTGGGAGTGATGGATTCGTGA
- the gyrA gene encoding DNA gyrase subunit A: MTEENKEGSLFGRVVPLPLVDEIKESYLNYAMSVIVGRALPDVRDGLKPVQRRVLYAMSELGLRHNSAYKKSARVVGETMGKYHPHGDSSIYKTMVRMAQDWSLRYCLVDGQGNFGSIDGDSPAAMRYTEARLHETGELMLADIDEETVDWGPNFDESLQEPLYLPAVLPNLLINGSTGIAVGMATNIPPHNLREVVDVLCWILETGKAAGELSLADILERMPGPDFPTGGLILGRQGIYDAYRTGRGRIVVRGRIHAEEGRRGRACVVVTEIPFMVNKTNLIETMVSCVQNKEIDGVSDIRDESDREGMRIVLDLTRDGDPDLVMRQLYRRTQLQSTFGVINLALDKGRPRELPIAEILGLFLDHRRDVVRRRTQFRLDKALAREHIVEGLVKALDIIDQVIQLIRSSASAAEARDGLVGQLGFSELQAQAILEMRLQRLTGLEREKLDEELRQLLRDIASYREILGNSSVLDGVIRDELRDLSRRFGDDRRTEIVDDYRESADEDLIPESDIVVVLSKDGFLRRQDLESYTLQGRGGKGRKGASVQEDDSIATVCVTHTHRDLYFFTNKGRVLSLKGFSIPETRTGKGKQISRLLPLEEGERVVTLSSGDLEGLNYVFFLTKDAVAKRIQLSELVDSNRPRRIITLDDGDEIAQVRLTTGRDDLLLMTAGAQALRVPEEEFRSMGRGARGVQAMRLAPGDFIISCDVVCEDCDILILSERGVGKRTRFAEFTPHHRATSGVRAMNLGPRTGRLVCCHAVRGQDEMIAISTRGRTIRVAVQEIPLLSRVAMGNITVRLDEGDLVADCTIVRTEDRMGEQTTEGGEQGREPAPIFGVEPDEGPAE; the protein is encoded by the coding sequence ATGACGGAAGAGAACAAGGAAGGCTCTCTGTTCGGCAGGGTCGTCCCCCTGCCCCTGGTGGACGAGATCAAGGAGAGCTACCTGAACTACGCCATGAGCGTCATCGTGGGGCGGGCGTTGCCCGACGTCCGCGACGGCCTGAAGCCCGTGCAGCGGCGCGTCCTGTACGCCATGTCGGAGCTGGGACTTCGGCACAACTCGGCATACAAGAAGTCCGCCCGCGTCGTCGGCGAGACCATGGGCAAGTACCACCCCCACGGCGACAGCTCCATATACAAGACGATGGTCCGCATGGCGCAGGACTGGAGCCTGCGCTACTGCCTGGTGGACGGGCAGGGGAACTTCGGCTCCATCGACGGGGACAGCCCGGCGGCCATGCGCTACACGGAGGCGCGGCTCCACGAGACGGGCGAGCTGATGCTGGCCGATATCGACGAGGAGACCGTGGACTGGGGCCCGAACTTCGACGAGTCGCTCCAGGAGCCCCTGTACTTGCCCGCGGTGCTGCCGAACCTGTTGATCAACGGCAGCACGGGCATCGCGGTGGGCATGGCGACGAACATCCCCCCCCACAATCTAAGGGAGGTCGTGGACGTCCTCTGCTGGATTCTGGAGACGGGAAAAGCCGCCGGAGAACTGAGCCTGGCGGACATCTTGGAACGCATGCCCGGTCCGGACTTCCCGACCGGGGGCCTGATTCTGGGACGCCAGGGCATCTACGACGCCTACAGGACGGGACGGGGGCGCATCGTCGTCCGTGGGCGCATCCACGCGGAGGAGGGCAGACGCGGCCGCGCCTGCGTCGTGGTGACCGAGATCCCCTTCATGGTCAACAAGACCAACCTGATCGAGACGATGGTTTCCTGCGTCCAGAACAAGGAGATCGACGGCGTCTCGGATATCCGCGACGAGTCGGACCGCGAGGGAATGCGCATCGTTTTGGACCTGACCCGGGACGGCGACCCCGACCTGGTGATGCGCCAGCTCTACAGGCGGACGCAGCTCCAGTCGACGTTCGGCGTGATCAACCTGGCGCTCGACAAGGGGCGCCCCCGCGAACTGCCCATAGCGGAAATTCTGGGGCTCTTCCTGGACCATCGCCGGGACGTGGTGCGGCGCAGGACGCAGTTCCGCCTGGACAAGGCGCTGGCACGGGAGCATATCGTCGAGGGCCTGGTCAAGGCGCTCGACATCATTGACCAGGTCATCCAGCTCATCCGTTCTTCCGCCTCGGCGGCGGAGGCCAGGGACGGACTGGTCGGCCAGCTCGGGTTCTCGGAGCTCCAGGCCCAGGCCATATTGGAGATGCGCCTCCAGCGCCTGACCGGCCTGGAGCGCGAGAAACTGGACGAGGAACTGCGCCAGCTGCTGCGCGACATCGCCTCCTACAGAGAGATCCTGGGCAACTCCAGCGTTCTGGACGGCGTTATTCGGGACGAGCTGAGGGACCTGAGCAGGAGGTTCGGGGACGATCGCCGGACGGAGATCGTCGACGACTACCGGGAGTCCGCGGACGAGGATCTGATCCCTGAAAGCGATATCGTCGTGGTGCTCTCGAAGGACGGCTTCCTGAGACGCCAGGACCTCGAGAGCTACACCCTGCAGGGGCGCGGAGGCAAGGGGCGCAAGGGCGCCTCGGTCCAGGAGGACGACAGCATCGCCACGGTCTGCGTGACGCACACGCACCGGGATCTGTACTTCTTCACCAACAAGGGGCGCGTTCTGAGTCTCAAGGGGTTCTCGATACCCGAGACCCGGACGGGCAAGGGCAAGCAGATCTCCCGGCTTCTGCCCCTGGAGGAGGGGGAGAGGGTCGTCACCCTCTCCAGCGGCGACCTGGAGGGGCTGAACTACGTCTTCTTCCTCACGAAGGACGCCGTCGCCAAGCGCATCCAGCTCTCCGAGCTCGTGGACTCGAACCGGCCGCGGCGGATCATCACCCTCGACGATGGGGACGAGATCGCCCAGGTCCGCCTGACGACCGGCCGCGACGACCTCCTCCTCATGACGGCCGGGGCTCAGGCGCTCCGCGTCCCCGAGGAGGAGTTCCGCTCCATGGGACGGGGCGCCCGTGGGGTGCAGGCGATGCGTCTCGCGCCGGGCGATTTCATCATCAGTTGCGACGTTGTGTGCGAGGACTGCGACATCCTGATCCTGAGCGAGCGGGGCGTGGGCAAGCGCACGCGCTTTGCCGAGTTCACGCCGCACCACCGCGCCACGTCCGGGGTGCGGGCCATGAACTTGGGTCCCAGGACCGGGCGCCTCGTCTGCTGCCATGCGGTTCGAGGTCAGGATGAGATGATCGCCATCTCGACGCGCGGTCGGACGATCCGGGTCGCGGTGCAGGAGATACCGCTGCTCAGCCGTGTGGCCATGGGCAACATCACGGTGCGCCTGGACGAGGGCGACCTCGTGGCAGACTGCACCATCGTCCGGACGGAGGACCGCATGGGAGAGCAAACGACGGAGGGCGGCGAGCAGGGGCGGGAGCCCGCACCAATCTTTGGGGTCGAGCCTGACGAGGGACCCGCGGAATAG